The proteins below are encoded in one region of Alistipes communis:
- a CDS encoding S-adenosylmethionine:tRNA ribosyltransferase-isomerase produces MERHIDINQFDYDLPDERIAKFPLAERSASKLLVYRNGAISESRFDRLGEELPEGAMLVFNNTKVIRARIIMHKPSGARIEVFCLEPHAPADYERAFAVKGKCAWSCIVGNLKKWKEGALVIDFTLDGTPQQLRAYRTGTGGREQIVRFEWEADLTFGELLELLGRIPIPPYLNRDSQQIDYTRYQTVYSKFEGSVAAPTAGLHFTPELIASLGAAGVEFEEVTLHVGAGTFLPVKDDDACRHAMHTEHFEIRRTTVERLLHRWGHIVAVGTTSVRTLESLAALAWRIRREGSPDEMRAVGQWELYDIPASYTGREALEELLAYMERNDLGTLKASTQIMIAPLGYRWRIVRAIVTNFHQPKSTLLLLVSAYVGEDWHRIYDYALRNDFRFLSYGDSSLLVNDAPFAG; encoded by the coding sequence ATGGAACGCCATATCGACATCAACCAATTCGACTACGATCTGCCCGACGAGCGCATCGCCAAATTCCCGCTGGCCGAACGCTCCGCCTCCAAGCTGCTCGTCTACCGCAACGGCGCGATCTCGGAGAGCCGCTTCGACCGGCTGGGCGAAGAGCTGCCCGAGGGGGCGATGCTGGTCTTCAACAATACGAAGGTCATCCGCGCACGCATCATCATGCACAAGCCTTCGGGCGCCCGCATCGAGGTCTTCTGCCTCGAACCCCACGCGCCGGCCGACTACGAACGCGCCTTCGCCGTCAAGGGGAAGTGCGCATGGAGCTGTATCGTGGGCAATCTCAAAAAGTGGAAGGAAGGAGCGCTCGTGATCGACTTCACGCTCGACGGCACCCCGCAGCAACTGCGCGCCTACCGCACGGGCACCGGCGGCCGCGAGCAGATCGTGCGGTTCGAGTGGGAGGCCGACCTCACGTTCGGAGAGCTGCTCGAACTGCTGGGACGGATTCCGATTCCGCCCTACCTGAACCGCGACAGCCAGCAGATCGACTACACGCGCTACCAGACCGTCTACTCCAAATTCGAAGGTTCGGTGGCCGCGCCGACGGCGGGACTGCACTTCACCCCCGAACTGATCGCGTCGCTCGGCGCCGCAGGCGTCGAGTTCGAAGAGGTGACGCTCCACGTCGGAGCCGGCACCTTCCTTCCCGTCAAGGACGACGACGCCTGCCGCCACGCGATGCACACCGAACATTTCGAGATCCGCCGCACGACCGTCGAACGGCTGTTGCACCGCTGGGGCCACATCGTCGCCGTGGGCACCACCTCGGTACGCACGCTCGAATCGCTGGCGGCGCTGGCCTGGCGCATCCGGCGCGAAGGATCGCCCGACGAAATGCGCGCGGTCGGCCAATGGGAACTCTACGACATCCCGGCCTCCTACACCGGCCGCGAAGCGCTGGAAGAACTGCTGGCCTACATGGAGCGGAACGACCTCGGCACGCTGAAAGCCTCGACGCAGATCATGATCGCACCGCTGGGCTACCGCTGGCGCATCGTGCGGGCGATCGTCACCAATTTCCACCAGCCCAAATCGACCCTGCTGCTGCTGGTTTCGGCCTACGTCGGCGAAGATTGGCACAGAATTTATGACTATGCCCTCCGGAACGATTTCCGGTTCCTGAGCTACGGCGATTCGTCGCTGCTCGTCAACGACGCGCCGTTCGCCGGCTGA
- the eno gene encoding phosphopyruvate hydratase, producing the protein MQIVDVHAREILDSRGNPTVEVEITTASGAHGRAAVPSGASTGEHEALELRDGDPRRYGGKGVQKAVENVNRTLAPLLTGMSVLDQTGIDRALLAADHTPTKSNLGANALLGVSLAAAHAAANYLGVPLYRYIGGVNAHVLPVPMMNIINGGSHSDAPIAFQEFMIRPIGARTFPEAVRMGAEVFHALKKVLHKRGLSTAVGDEGGFAPALNGTEDAIETIIEAIHAAGYRAGRCDEQGDVSIAMDCASSEFYRDGLYDYTTFEGEKGARRNAAEQVEYLAALVEKYPIDSIEDGMAENDWEGWEMLTARLGARCQLVGDDLFVTNVEFLRKGIERRCANSILVKVNQIGTLTETLDAIAMAQRAGYTAVISHRSGETEDTTIADLAVATNAGQIKTGSMSRTDRMAKYNQLLRIAEELGDKAVYGIPK; encoded by the coding sequence ATGCAAATTGTAGATGTACATGCACGAGAGATTCTCGACTCGCGGGGCAACCCGACCGTCGAGGTCGAAATCACGACGGCATCGGGTGCCCACGGCCGTGCGGCCGTACCCAGCGGCGCCTCGACCGGCGAACACGAAGCGCTCGAACTGCGCGACGGCGATCCCCGCCGTTACGGCGGCAAAGGGGTTCAGAAGGCCGTGGAGAACGTCAACCGGACGCTGGCTCCCCTGCTCACGGGAATGAGCGTGCTCGACCAGACCGGCATCGACCGTGCCCTGCTGGCCGCCGACCACACCCCGACCAAATCGAATCTCGGCGCCAACGCCCTGCTGGGCGTATCGCTCGCTGCGGCACATGCCGCGGCCAACTACCTCGGCGTGCCGCTCTACCGCTACATCGGCGGCGTGAACGCACACGTGCTGCCCGTGCCGATGATGAACATCATCAACGGCGGTTCGCACTCCGACGCACCGATCGCTTTCCAGGAGTTCATGATCCGGCCGATCGGCGCCCGCACCTTCCCCGAAGCGGTGCGCATGGGTGCCGAGGTGTTCCACGCCCTGAAAAAGGTGCTTCACAAACGCGGCCTCTCGACGGCCGTGGGCGACGAGGGCGGATTCGCGCCTGCGCTCAACGGTACGGAAGACGCCATCGAAACGATCATCGAGGCGATCCACGCCGCCGGCTACCGCGCCGGCCGCTGCGACGAGCAGGGCGACGTCTCGATCGCCATGGATTGCGCCTCGTCGGAGTTCTACCGCGACGGTCTCTACGACTACACGACGTTCGAAGGCGAAAAGGGCGCCCGCCGCAACGCAGCCGAGCAGGTCGAGTATCTCGCCGCACTGGTGGAGAAGTACCCGATCGATTCGATCGAGGACGGGATGGCCGAAAACGACTGGGAGGGCTGGGAGATGCTCACCGCACGTCTGGGCGCCCGCTGCCAGCTGGTGGGCGACGACCTGTTCGTCACCAACGTCGAATTCCTGCGCAAGGGCATCGAGCGCCGCTGCGCCAACTCGATTCTGGTGAAGGTCAACCAGATCGGCACGCTCACCGAGACGCTCGACGCCATCGCCATGGCACAGCGCGCCGGCTACACGGCCGTCATCTCGCACCGCTCGGGCGAGACCGAGGACACGACGATCGCCGATCTGGCCGTAGCGACCAACGCCGGCCAGATCAAGACCGGTTCGATGTCGCGCACCGACCGCATGGCCAAATACAACCAGCTGCTCCGCATCGCCGAGGAGCTGGGCGACAAGGCCGTCTACGGAATCCCGAAATAA
- a CDS encoding efflux RND transporter permease subunit codes for MKSDFFIDRPVFSTVLSVIIVIVGVIGLALLPIDQYPKIVPPVVKVSASYPGASAQTVTQAVATPIEQELNGTPGMLYMESSSTNSGGFTATITFDIDTDADLAAVEVQNRVKLAESRLPAEVVQNGISVEKQASSKLLTITLLSSDPKFDEIYLSNYATLNVLDMLRRVPGVGSVSNVGSRYYAMQIWVLPDRLANLGLTVQDLQRALKDQNRESAAGVLGQQPMTDLDVTIPITAQGRLSSVGEFEEIVVRANPDGSIIRLRDVARVSLEASSYNTESGINGGNAAVLNINMLPGANAMEVADAVKEAMEEISRNFPEGISYQIPFDMTTYISESIHHVYQTLFEALLLVILVVFLSLQNWRATLIPIVAVPISLIGTFGVMLVFGFSLNMMTLLGLILAIGIVVDDAIVVVENVERIMEQERLSPYEATKKAMASLGGALIAMSLVLCAVFVPVSFLAGITGQLYRQFTITIAVSVIISTVVALTLSPVMCAYFLRPDNGRRKPKLFRRINYWLRRGNTVYQRGIRGSLRHSRRMLAAFGILLVGIWLMNRITPQSFMPKEDQGYFTVELELPEGATLERTRRVTDRAMKYLMGLSDVEYVLNVTGSSPRLGSNQAHSQLTVILKPWGDRTSESIDELMEEVRDELSLYPESKVYLSSPAVIPGLGTSGGFEMVLEARGDRTYTDLQQAVDTLMYYAERRPELAGLSSSMQSDIPQLYYDVDRDKAQLLGVSMSDVFSTLKTFTGSVYVNDFNMFNRIYRVYVQAEAPYRAHQSNLDLFHVRGNGGAMIPVTALGTTHYTTGPGTIRRFNMFNAATISGEAAHGYSSGQAMEALEQIVREHLPANIGVEWSGLSYQEKHASGQTGLVLALALLFVFLFLAAQYESWSVPVAVILSLPIAGLGAYVGNWLCGLENNIYFQIGLVMLVGLVAKNAILIVEFAKEEVDRGGDLVQSALHAARLRFRPIVMTSLAFILGMLPLVFASGPGSASRQGIGTGVFFGMLVAISVGIVFVPFFFVWVYRIKDKFKRVSHEKR; via the coding sequence ATGAAGAGCGATTTCTTTATCGACCGGCCGGTCTTTTCGACCGTTCTCTCGGTCATCATCGTCATCGTGGGCGTCATCGGACTGGCGCTGCTGCCCATCGACCAGTATCCCAAGATCGTCCCGCCCGTGGTGAAGGTGAGCGCCTCCTATCCGGGCGCCAGCGCCCAGACCGTGACGCAGGCGGTGGCCACGCCGATCGAACAGGAGCTCAACGGTACGCCGGGGATGCTCTACATGGAGTCGTCGTCGACCAACTCCGGCGGCTTCACCGCCACGATCACCTTCGACATCGACACCGATGCCGACCTGGCGGCCGTCGAGGTGCAGAACCGCGTGAAGCTGGCCGAAAGCCGGCTGCCGGCCGAGGTGGTGCAGAACGGCATCTCGGTCGAGAAACAGGCGTCGAGCAAACTGCTGACGATCACGCTGCTGTCGTCGGATCCCAAGTTCGACGAAATCTACCTGAGCAACTACGCGACGCTCAACGTGCTGGACATGCTGCGGCGCGTGCCGGGCGTGGGCAGCGTCTCGAACGTCGGATCGCGCTACTACGCCATGCAGATCTGGGTGCTGCCCGACCGGCTGGCCAATCTGGGGCTGACGGTGCAGGACTTGCAGCGGGCATTGAAGGATCAGAACCGCGAATCGGCCGCCGGCGTGCTCGGACAGCAGCCCATGACCGATCTCGATGTGACGATCCCCATTACGGCGCAGGGGCGTTTGTCGTCGGTGGGCGAGTTCGAGGAGATCGTCGTCCGCGCCAACCCCGACGGCTCGATCATCCGCCTGCGCGACGTGGCGCGCGTTTCGCTCGAAGCGTCGTCCTATAACACCGAGAGCGGTATCAACGGGGGAAATGCCGCGGTGCTCAACATCAACATGCTGCCGGGCGCCAACGCCATGGAGGTGGCCGACGCGGTGAAAGAGGCCATGGAGGAGATCAGCCGCAACTTCCCCGAAGGAATCTCCTACCAGATACCGTTCGACATGACGACCTATATCTCCGAGTCGATCCACCACGTCTATCAGACCCTGTTCGAGGCGTTGCTGCTGGTGATTCTGGTGGTCTTCCTTTCGTTGCAGAACTGGCGCGCGACGCTCATCCCGATCGTGGCGGTGCCGATCTCGCTGATCGGAACCTTCGGCGTGATGCTCGTCTTCGGGTTCTCGCTGAACATGATGACGCTGCTGGGCCTGATTCTGGCCATCGGTATCGTCGTGGACGACGCGATCGTGGTGGTCGAGAACGTCGAGCGCATCATGGAACAGGAACGGCTGTCGCCCTACGAAGCGACCAAGAAGGCCATGGCGTCGCTCGGCGGCGCGCTCATCGCCATGTCGCTCGTGTTGTGCGCCGTCTTCGTGCCGGTGAGCTTCCTGGCCGGCATCACGGGGCAGCTCTACCGGCAGTTCACCATTACGATCGCCGTGTCGGTCATCATCTCCACCGTCGTGGCGCTGACGCTCAGTCCGGTGATGTGCGCCTATTTCCTGCGCCCCGACAACGGACGCCGCAAACCCAAACTGTTCCGGCGTATCAACTACTGGCTGCGGCGCGGCAATACGGTCTACCAGCGAGGAATCCGCGGCAGCCTGCGCCATTCGCGGCGGATGCTGGCGGCCTTCGGCATCCTGCTCGTCGGCATCTGGCTGATGAACCGCATCACGCCGCAGAGTTTCATGCCCAAGGAGGACCAGGGCTATTTCACCGTCGAGCTGGAACTTCCCGAAGGGGCGACGCTCGAACGGACGCGTCGTGTGACGGATCGTGCGATGAAGTACCTGATGGGCCTTTCCGACGTGGAGTATGTGCTCAATGTGACGGGGTCGTCGCCCCGACTGGGCAGCAATCAGGCGCACAGCCAGCTGACGGTGATTCTCAAACCGTGGGGCGACCGTACGTCGGAGAGCATCGACGAACTGATGGAGGAGGTGCGCGACGAGCTGTCGCTCTATCCCGAGAGCAAGGTCTACCTAAGTTCGCCCGCCGTCATCCCGGGTCTGGGTACTTCGGGCGGCTTCGAGATGGTGCTCGAAGCGCGCGGCGACCGCACCTATACCGACTTGCAGCAGGCCGTCGACACGCTGATGTATTACGCTGAGCGGCGTCCCGAACTGGCGGGGCTGTCGTCGTCGATGCAGAGCGACATTCCGCAGCTCTACTACGACGTCGACCGCGACAAGGCGCAACTGCTGGGCGTGTCGATGTCCGATGTCTTCTCGACGCTCAAAACCTTCACAGGTTCGGTCTATGTCAACGACTTCAACATGTTCAACCGTATCTACCGCGTCTACGTTCAGGCCGAGGCGCCCTACCGTGCGCACCAGAGCAATCTCGACCTCTTCCATGTGCGGGGCAACGGCGGTGCGATGATCCCCGTCACGGCCCTCGGTACGACGCACTACACGACCGGGCCCGGTACGATCCGCCGCTTCAACATGTTCAATGCCGCGACCATCTCGGGCGAGGCGGCGCACGGTTACAGTTCGGGACAGGCGATGGAGGCGCTCGAACAGATCGTGCGCGAGCACTTGCCGGCCAATATCGGCGTCGAGTGGAGCGGCCTGTCGTATCAGGAGAAACACGCCAGCGGCCAGACGGGGCTGGTACTGGCGCTGGCGCTGCTCTTCGTCTTCTTGTTCCTCGCCGCGCAGTACGAAAGCTGGTCGGTGCCGGTGGCGGTGATCCTGTCGCTGCCGATCGCGGGACTGGGCGCCTATGTGGGCAACTGGCTCTGCGGACTGGAAAACAATATCTATTTCCAGATCGGACTGGTGATGCTGGTGGGTCTGGTGGCCAAGAACGCCATCCTGATCGTCGAGTTCGCCAAGGAGGAGGTCGACCGCGGCGGCGATCTGGTGCAGTCGGCGCTGCACGCCGCGCGGCTGCGTTTCCGCCCGATCGTGATGACATCGCTGGCCTTCATCCTGGGTATGCTACCGCTGGTCTTCGCTTCGGGGCCCGGATCGGCGAGCCGCCAGGGAATCGGTACGGGTGTCTTCTTCGGTATGCTGGTGGCGATCTCCGTGGGTATCGTCTTCGTCCCCTTCTTCTTCGTGTGGGTCTACCGCATCAAGGATAAATTCAAACGCGTGAGCCATGAAAAGAGATAA
- a CDS encoding peptide chain release factor 3, with protein sequence MTLQEEITRRRTFAIISHPDAGKTTLTEKLLLFGGAIHVAGAVKSNKIKKGATSDFMEIERQRGISVATSVMGFEYNGVKINILDTPGHEDFAEDTYRTLTAVDSVIIVIDGAKGVEQQTRRLMEVCRMRKTPVMVFINKLDRPCKDPFDLLDEVERELRIKVRPLAFPISNGPTFKGVYNIYAHGLSLFTSDERQTATASTVEIRDLAAPELDAHVGERYARQLREDSELIEGVYDPFDRDAYLAGDLAPVFFGSAINNFGVRELLECFIDIAPSPRPSQTETRRVEPAEEKMTGFVFKIHANMDPNHRDRIAFLKICSGRFERNRNYLHVRSGKQLKFSSPTAFMAEKKSVIDEAYPGDIVGLHDTGTFKIGDTFTEGEKLKFTGIPSFAPEQFRYIENADPLKFKQLAKGVDQLMDEGVAQLFTSQLNGRRIIGTVGALQFEVIQYRLEHEYGAKCRWEPISIYKACWIESDDAGQLADFKRRKHTNMAVDKHGRDVFLADTSYALTLAQENFKEIRFKFTSEF encoded by the coding sequence ATGACTTTACAGGAAGAGATCACCCGGCGGCGGACGTTCGCCATCATTTCGCACCCCGACGCCGGCAAGACGACCCTTACCGAGAAGTTGCTGCTCTTCGGCGGCGCGATCCACGTGGCGGGCGCCGTCAAGAGCAACAAGATCAAGAAGGGCGCGACGTCCGATTTCATGGAGATCGAACGGCAGCGCGGCATCTCGGTGGCCACCTCCGTCATGGGATTCGAGTATAACGGAGTGAAGATCAATATTCTCGATACGCCCGGCCACGAGGATTTCGCCGAGGACACCTACCGCACGCTGACGGCCGTCGATTCGGTCATCATCGTCATCGACGGCGCCAAGGGCGTCGAGCAGCAGACGCGCCGCCTGATGGAGGTGTGCCGGATGCGCAAGACGCCGGTGATGGTCTTCATCAACAAGCTGGACCGCCCGTGCAAGGACCCCTTCGACCTGCTGGACGAGGTGGAGCGCGAGTTGCGCATCAAAGTACGTCCGCTGGCCTTTCCGATCTCCAACGGCCCGACGTTCAAGGGCGTTTACAACATCTATGCGCACGGTCTGTCGCTCTTCACCTCCGACGAGCGGCAGACGGCTACGGCGTCGACCGTCGAAATCCGCGATCTGGCTGCACCGGAGCTCGACGCGCATGTGGGCGAGCGCTATGCCCGCCAGCTGCGCGAGGATTCGGAACTGATCGAGGGCGTCTACGATCCCTTCGACCGCGACGCCTATCTGGCGGGCGATCTGGCGCCGGTCTTCTTCGGCTCGGCGATCAACAATTTCGGCGTGCGCGAGCTGCTCGAATGTTTCATCGACATCGCCCCCTCGCCGCGCCCCTCGCAGACCGAGACGCGGCGCGTGGAGCCGGCCGAGGAGAAGATGACGGGCTTCGTCTTCAAGATCCACGCCAACATGGACCCCAACCACCGCGACCGCATCGCCTTCCTGAAAATCTGCTCCGGCCGCTTCGAGCGCAACCGCAACTACCTGCACGTGCGCAGCGGCAAGCAGCTCAAATTCTCGTCGCCGACGGCCTTCATGGCCGAGAAGAAGTCGGTGATCGACGAGGCCTATCCGGGCGATATCGTGGGTCTGCACGACACGGGAACCTTCAAGATCGGCGATACGTTCACCGAAGGCGAGAAGCTCAAATTCACGGGCATTCCCTCGTTCGCTCCCGAGCAGTTCCGTTATATAGAAAACGCCGATCCGCTGAAATTCAAGCAGCTGGCCAAAGGCGTCGATCAGCTGATGGACGAAGGCGTGGCGCAGCTGTTCACGTCGCAGCTCAACGGCCGGCGCATCATCGGTACGGTCGGCGCGCTGCAATTCGAGGTGATCCAGTACCGCTTGGAACACGAGTACGGCGCCAAGTGCCGCTGGGAGCCGATCTCGATCTACAAGGCGTGCTGGATCGAAAGCGACGATGCCGGGCAGCTGGCCGATTTCAAGCGCCGCAAGCACACCAACATGGCGGTCGACAAGCACGGCCGCGACGTCTTTCTGGCCGATACGAGCTATGCGCTGACGCTGGCGCAGGAGAACTTCAAGGAGATCCGCTTCAAGTTCACATCGGAGTTTTAG
- a CDS encoding DeoR/GlpR family DNA-binding transcription regulator: MLSVAERHKYILDHLNKYGFVRITDVANELGVTKVTIRKDVKILEAKGLLYKVHGSARSANPHVADTDVHVKGNVNREEKERIARKAVELLNDNDSIIMASGSTIYAFAEAIKREFRSHLNVVTTFLKTSVLLNDVEEINVVQLGGCVHKKSLSAIGGYAEAALSDFSCSKLFFGVDGIDLEHGITTSTIEEAKLTQVMMRSASKIIILADSSKFGQRGFGRICSLEEIDVIVTDSRISEQAVAMAEEAGVDLVIA; encoded by the coding sequence ATGTTGAGCGTAGCCGAAAGACACAAATACATTCTCGATCATCTGAACAAATACGGCTTCGTGCGCATCACCGACGTGGCCAACGAATTGGGCGTGACGAAGGTGACGATCCGCAAGGACGTCAAGATACTGGAAGCGAAGGGGCTGTTGTACAAGGTACACGGCAGCGCCCGTTCGGCCAATCCCCACGTGGCGGATACCGACGTCCACGTGAAGGGCAATGTCAACCGCGAGGAGAAGGAGCGCATCGCCCGGAAGGCGGTCGAACTGCTCAACGACAACGATTCGATCATCATGGCTTCGGGATCGACGATCTATGCGTTCGCCGAGGCGATCAAGCGCGAGTTCCGCTCGCATCTCAACGTGGTGACCACGTTCCTCAAAACCTCGGTGCTGCTCAACGACGTCGAGGAGATCAACGTCGTGCAGCTGGGCGGGTGCGTCCACAAGAAGTCGTTGTCGGCGATCGGCGGTTACGCCGAGGCGGCGCTGAGCGATTTCAGCTGCTCGAAGCTCTTCTTCGGGGTCGACGGCATCGATCTGGAACACGGGATCACCACCTCGACGATCGAGGAGGCGAAGCTCACGCAGGTGATGATGCGCTCGGCGTCGAAGATCATCATTCTGGCCGACTCGTCGAAGTTCGGGCAGCGCGGTTTCGGCCGTATCTGTTCGCTCGAAGAGATCGACGTGATCGTGACCGACAGCCGCATTTCGGAGCAGGCGGTCGCCATGGCCGAGGAGGCGGGTGTCGATCTGGTGATCGCATAG
- the nadB gene encoding L-aspartate oxidase: MQTDFLVIGSGAAGLSFALKAAEHGRVTVVTKGELDECNTNYAQGGICSVTYAPDTFEKHIRDTLVCGAGKCDPAAVELVVRRAPELIRDLIAWGTRFDKTPDGRFELNREGGHSEHRILHYEDLTGAEIERALVASVRRHPNITLLERHYAVDLLTQHHLGEFVTRHTRGVTCFGAYVLDLMTNAIETVLAKFTVVAAGGCGNVYSTTTNPVVATGDGIAMCHRAKAITENMEYIQFHPTSLYNPGERPSFLITEAMRGFGAILRLQNGEEFMDKYHPMKSLAPRDVVARSIYREMQLHGQEFVYLDVTHKPADAIRSHFPNIYEKCLSIGIDITKDWIPVTPAAHYCCGGVKVSTDGETSIRRLYALGETSCTGLHGANRLASNSLIEAVVYADQAARHAVAQLDRVTIQEGIPDWNFEGTATAEEMLLVIQSKRELQQIMSNYVGIIRSNLYLKRAMRRLETLWHETEELYGKTTPNRELCELRNMITVAYLIIKQGRELKESVGCHYNTDYPPETAAE; encoded by the coding sequence ATGCAAACCGATTTTCTGGTGATAGGTTCCGGTGCGGCGGGTCTGAGCTTCGCGCTCAAAGCGGCCGAACACGGCCGTGTCACCGTCGTCACCAAAGGCGAATTGGACGAGTGCAACACCAACTATGCGCAGGGCGGTATCTGTTCGGTGACGTATGCCCCCGACACGTTCGAAAAACACATCCGCGATACGCTGGTGTGCGGCGCCGGAAAATGCGATCCGGCCGCCGTGGAGCTGGTGGTGCGCCGTGCTCCCGAGCTGATCCGCGACCTGATCGCATGGGGCACGCGCTTCGACAAGACGCCCGACGGGCGGTTCGAGCTGAACCGCGAGGGGGGCCACTCGGAGCACCGCATCCTGCACTACGAGGACCTGACGGGCGCCGAGATCGAACGTGCGCTGGTGGCTTCGGTGCGGCGTCATCCCAACATCACCCTGCTGGAACGGCACTACGCCGTCGACCTGCTGACGCAGCATCACCTGGGCGAGTTCGTCACGCGCCACACGCGGGGCGTCACCTGCTTCGGCGCCTATGTGCTCGATCTGATGACGAATGCGATCGAAACCGTGCTGGCGAAGTTCACCGTAGTGGCTGCCGGCGGTTGCGGCAACGTCTATTCGACCACGACCAATCCCGTGGTGGCTACCGGCGACGGCATCGCCATGTGCCACCGGGCGAAGGCCATCACGGAGAACATGGAGTACATCCAGTTCCACCCCACGTCGCTCTACAATCCGGGCGAACGCCCGTCGTTTCTCATCACGGAGGCGATGCGCGGCTTCGGTGCCATCCTGCGCCTGCAAAACGGCGAGGAGTTCATGGACAAGTACCATCCGATGAAGTCGCTCGCGCCGCGCGACGTGGTGGCGCGTTCGATCTACCGCGAGATGCAGCTGCACGGCCAGGAGTTCGTCTATCTGGACGTGACGCACAAACCCGCCGACGCGATCCGCAGCCACTTCCCCAATATCTACGAGAAGTGTCTCTCGATCGGTATCGACATCACGAAGGACTGGATTCCCGTCACGCCCGCGGCGCACTACTGCTGCGGCGGGGTGAAGGTCTCGACCGACGGCGAGACCTCCATCCGCCGGCTCTATGCGCTGGGCGAAACCTCCTGCACGGGGCTGCACGGCGCCAACCGGCTGGCCTCCAATTCGCTCATCGAGGCGGTGGTCTACGCCGACCAGGCGGCGCGCCATGCCGTGGCGCAGCTGGATCGGGTCACGATCCAGGAGGGTATTCCCGACTGGAATTTCGAGGGAACGGCCACGGCCGAGGAGATGCTGCTCGTGATCCAGTCGAAGCGCGAGTTGCAGCAGATCATGTCCAACTACGTGGGCATCATCCGTTCGAATCTCTACCTCAAACGCGCCATGCGCCGTCTGGAAACGCTCTGGCACGAGACGGAGGAGCTCTACGGCAAGACGACGCCCAACCGCGAGTTGTGCGAACTGCGCAACATGATTACGGTCGCCTACCTTATTATCAAGCAGGGGCGCGAGTTGAAGGAGTCGGTCGGCTGCCACTACAATACGGACTATCCGCCCGAGACGGCGGCCGAGTGA
- a CDS encoding efflux RND transporter periplasmic adaptor subunit has product MIALTAVVIVAGVVWLLRPRSEAVHYPIVAVEPVATQNVEIYGEFVGRIRAQQFVEVRARVEGYLERMLFREGSYVKKGQTLFIIDPKIYRARVDKAKAQLNKDRALAQKAERDLKRIRPLYAQNAASQLDLDNATAAYESATANVLMSEADLMQAATALGYTTVQSPITGYISASNADIGTLVGPGGKSLLATIVKSDTVRVDFSMTGMDYLRSKERNVNLGQKDSTRRWNPYITVTLPDNSRYPLRGLVDFADPQVDPETGTFSVRAEMPNPDHILLPGQFTKVKLLLDVRENAVVVPSKAIVIEKGGAYIFVVRPDSVVEKRFIETGPELDNKTVVERGLLSGERIVVEGYHKLNHGMRVEAVEPRRDNGVASN; this is encoded by the coding sequence ATGATCGCGTTGACGGCGGTCGTCATTGTGGCCGGTGTCGTGTGGCTGCTCCGTCCTCGAAGCGAGGCGGTGCACTATCCGATCGTGGCGGTCGAGCCGGTCGCCACGCAGAACGTGGAGATCTACGGCGAGTTCGTGGGGCGCATCCGTGCGCAGCAGTTCGTCGAGGTGCGGGCCCGCGTGGAGGGTTATCTCGAACGGATGCTCTTCCGCGAGGGAAGCTACGTGAAGAAGGGGCAGACGCTCTTCATCATCGACCCCAAGATCTACCGCGCCCGCGTGGACAAGGCCAAGGCGCAGCTCAACAAGGATCGCGCACTGGCCCAGAAGGCCGAGCGCGACCTAAAACGCATCCGCCCGCTCTATGCGCAGAATGCCGCCAGCCAGCTCGATCTGGACAATGCGACGGCCGCCTACGAGAGCGCGACAGCCAACGTGCTGATGAGCGAAGCCGACCTGATGCAGGCGGCCACGGCGCTGGGCTATACCACCGTACAGTCGCCCATCACGGGCTATATCAGCGCCAGCAACGCCGACATCGGAACCCTCGTGGGGCCGGGCGGCAAGTCGCTGCTGGCGACCATCGTCAAGAGCGATACGGTGCGTGTCGATTTCAGCATGACCGGCATGGATTACCTGCGCAGCAAGGAGCGCAATGTCAATCTGGGGCAGAAGGATTCCACGCGCCGCTGGAACCCCTACATCACCGTCACCCTGCCCGACAACTCGCGCTATCCGCTGCGGGGGCTGGTCGATTTCGCCGACCCGCAGGTCGACCCCGAGACGGGAACCTTCTCCGTGCGCGCCGAGATGCCCAACCCCGACCATATCCTGCTGCCCGGCCAGTTCACCAAGGTCAAGCTGCTGCTCGACGTGCGTGAGAACGCCGTGGTCGTACCGTCCAAGGCGATCGTGATCGAGAAAGGCGGTGCCTACATCTTCGTCGTGCGGCCCGACAGCGTCGTCGAAAAACGTTTTATCGAGACGGGGCCCGAGCTGGACAACAAGACGGTGGTCGAACGCGGTCTGCTCTCCGGCGAACGGATCGTCGTGGAGGGTTACCACAAACTCAATCACGGTATGCGCGTCGAGGCGGTCGAGCCCCGGCGCGACAATGGCGTGGCATCCAATTAA